One stretch of Danio rerio strain Tuebingen ecotype United States chromosome 6, GRCz12tu, whole genome shotgun sequence DNA includes these proteins:
- the acox1 gene encoding peroxisomal acyl-coenzyme A oxidase 1 (The RefSeq protein has 1 substitution compared to this genomic sequence) → MNPDISRERENASFNLEILTNVLDGGAEKTNRRREIESLVIGDPDFQHEDLNFLSRSERYDAAVRKSAQMILKLREYGISDPEEIYSYKTVVRGVFQEPLGVHNVMFIPTLKSQCTAEQRKKWIPLAESFHMLGTYAQTELGHGTHIRALETTATYDPSTQEFVLNSSTISSIKWWPGGLGKTSNHAIVLAQLYTQGKCHGLHAFITPIRCMKTHMPLPGVVVGDIGPKFGFDEVDNGYLKLENVRIPRENMLMKYAQVEPDGTYVKPPSDKLTYGTMVFIRSMIVGESARALSKSCTIAIRYSAVRHQSELRPGEPEPQILDYQTQQYKLFPLLATAYAFHFVGQYMNKTYHRISGDISLGDFSELPELHALSAGLKAFTTWAANTGIEVCRMSCGGHGYSRCSSLPDIYVTFTPTCTYEGENTVMMLQTARYLVKSYKQARAGQQLTGIVSYLNESQSRIQPHSVSSRPTVVNINDLVSLVEAYKFRAAKLVEVAAKNLQLELQHSKSNEDAWNNTSIDLVRASDAHCHYVVVKLFAAKLSEIGDKAVHSVLSTLALLYALHGVAQNSGDFLKAGLLSVSQLDQISQRLKGLLLEIRPNAVALVDAFDYRDEMLNSSLGRYDGNVYEHMFEWAKKSPLNHTEVHESHNKYLKPLRSKL, encoded by the exons ATGAATCCTGATATTAGCCGTGAACGTGAAAATGCGTCTTTTAACCTGGAGATTCTTACAAACGTGCTGGATGGTGGAGCGGAAAAGACAAATAGAAGGAGAGAAATAG aGTCTCTGGTTATTGGAGATCCAGATTTCCAACATGAAGACCTAAACTTTCTCTCTCGAAGTGAGCGATATGATGCAGCAGTGCGGAAGAGTGCACAGATGATTCTGAAACTTAGGGAATATGGTATCTCTGATCCAGAAGAGATCTACTCCTACAAGAC TGTTGTGAGGGGTGTATTTCAAGAGCCCCTAGGTGTCCATAATGTCATGTTCATACCCACCTTAAAAAGCCAGTGTACTGCTGAACAACGCAAAAAATGGATCCCCTTAGCTGAGTCATTCCATATGTTAGGCACCTATGCTCAGACAGAGCTGGGGCACG GTACACACATCCGTGCTCTTGAAACCACTGCCACATATGACCCTTCCACCCAAGAGTTCGTTTTGAACAGTCCAACAATCTCCTCAATTAAATGGTGGCCAGGTGGAT tgggtAAAACCTCAAACCATGCTATAGTCCTGGCTCAGCTGTACACGCAGGGCAAGTGTCATGGCCTGCATGCTTTCATCACACCCATTCGCTGTATGAAGACACACATGCCACTTCCAG GTGTGGTCGTTGGTGATATTGGGCCCAAATTTGGTTTTGATGAGGTGGATAATGGCTATTTGAAACTGGAAAATGTTAGAATTCCACGAGAGAATATGCTTATGAAGTATGCCCAG GTTGAACCGGATGGTACATATGTGAAGCCTCCTAGTGATAAACTCACATATGGCACCATGGTGTTTATTCGCTCCATGATAGTGGGAGAGTCAGCACGAGCTCTCTCCAAATCCTGCACTATTGCCATTCGCTACAGTGCAGTCCGACATCAGTCTGAACTACGCCCAGG tGAACCTGAGCCACAGATCTTGGACTATCAAACCCAGCAGTATAAACTATTTCCTCTTTTGGCTACTGCATATGCCTTTCACTTTGTGGGGCAGTACATGAATAAAACATACCATCGCATCTCAGGAGACATCAGTCTGGGTGACTTCAGTGAGCTTCCAGAG cTGCATGCCTTGTCAGCTGGTCTGAAAGCTTTTACCACCTGGGCAGCAAATACTGGCATTGAGGTATGTCGTATGTCATGTGGTGGTCATGGCTACTCCCGCTGCAGCAGTTTACCTGACATCTACGTCACTTTTACGCCAACCTGCACTTATGAGGGAGAGAATACGGTTATGATGCTGCAGACAGCTag GTATTTGGTGAAGAGCTACAAGCAAGCACGGGCAGGACAACAGTTGACTGGCATTGTGTCTTACCTGAACGAATCTCAGAGCAGGATACAGCCCCATTCTGTGTCTTCCCGGCCTACTGTTGTCAATATTAATGACCTGGTCAGCCTTGTCGAGGCATACAAGTTCAGAGCTGCAAA GTTAGTTGAAGTTGCAGCTAAGAACCTTCAGTTGGAGCTACAGCACAGCAAGAGTAACGAAGATGCCTGGAACAACACTTCCATTGATCTAGTCAGAGCATCTGAT GCCCATTGCCATTATGTGGTTGTGAAGCTATTTGCTGCTAAACTGAGTGAGATTGGAGATAAGGCTGTCCACTCAGTACTCAGCACTTTGGCTCTGCTTTATGCCCTTCATGGAGTTGCACAGAATTCTGGGGACTTTTTAAag GCTGGTCTGCTAAGTGTTTCTCAGCTGGATCAGATTTCACAGAGGCTGAAGGGTCTCCTCTTAGAGATAAGGCCCAATGCAGTGGCTCTCGTTGATGCTTTTGACTACCGTGATGAGATGCTTAATTCTTCTCTGGGACGATATGATGGCAACGTCTATGAGCACATGTTTGAGTGGGCCAAGAAGTCACCTCTGAACCATACTGAG gtCCATGAGTCCCACAACAAGTATTTGAAGCCACTACGATCCAAATTGTAA
- the ten1 gene encoding CST complex subunit TEN1 isoform 2 (isoform 2 is encoded by transcript variant 2; The RefSeq protein has 1 substitution compared to this genomic sequence) gives MLPPPAVYHFPSEISTLKDGASVRTFGRLTSYKPDCSQAILKDQQSSAQCHVSVQTTLVEPFQPMLGAQYFVLGEIERTNGLSGVILRARSLACVEAIDLRLMQEAIVEQRSFFTSRSELNVQCNL, from the exons ATGTTACCTCCACCGGCCGTATATCACTTTCCTTCTGAGATCAGCACATTGAAAGATGGAGCATCAGTTCGAACATTTGGCAG ACTTACAAGTTACAAGCCAGATTGTTCCCAAGCCATTCTGAAAGATCAGCAATCTTCTGCACAGTGCCATGTCTCAGTACAGACAACACTTGTTGAACCTTTCCAGCCTATACTTGGAGCTCAGTATTTTGTTCTTGGTGAAATCGAAAGGACTAATG GATTAAGTGGAGTTATACTGCGTGCACGTTCTTTGGCTTGTGTTGAGGCAATAGACCTCAGACTAATGCAAGAAGCCATTGTGGAACAGAGATCTTTCTTTACATCGAGGTCTGAGTTGAATGTACAATGCAATTTGTAA
- the acox1 gene encoding peroxisomal acyl-coenzyme A oxidase 1 isoform X2: MFLPTLLNQSSPAQLETFFMPAWNLEIIGTYAQTEMGHGTHIRALETTATYDPSTQEFVLNSPTISSIKWWPGGLGKTSNHAIVLAQLYTQGKCHGLHAFITPIRCMKTHMPLPGVVVGDIGPKFGFDEVDNGYLKLENVRIPRENMLMKYAQVEPDGTYVKPPSDKLTYGTMVFIRSMIVGESARALSKSCTIAIRYSAVRHQSELRPGEPEPQILDYQTQQYKLFPLLATAYAFHFVGQYMNKTYHRISGDISLGDFSELPELHALSAGLKAFTTWAANTGIEVCRMSCGGHGYSRCSSLPDIYVTFTPTCTYEGENTVMMLQTARYLVKSYKQARAGQQLTGIVSYLNESQSRIQPHSVSSRPTVVNINDLVSLVEAYKFRAAKLVEVAAKNLQLELQHSKSNEDAWNNTSIDLVRASDAHCHYVVVKLFAAKLSEIGDKAVHSVLSTLALLYALHGVAQNSGDFLKAGLLSVSQLDQISQRLKGLLLEIRPNAVALVDAFDYRDEMLNSSLGRYDGNVYEHMFEWAKKSPLNHTEVHESHNKYLKPLRSKL, translated from the exons ATGTTCCTGCCAACGCTATTGAACCAGTCTTCACCTGCACAACTTGAAACTTTCTTCATGCCTGCATGGAACTTGGAGATTATTGGCACCTACGCACAGACTGAGATGGGGCACG GTACACACATCCGTGCTCTTGAAACCACTGCCACATATGACCCTTCCACCCAAGAGTTCGTTTTGAACAGTCCAACAATCTCCTCAATTAAATGGTGGCCAGGTGGAT tgggtAAAACCTCAAACCATGCTATAGTCCTGGCTCAGCTGTACACGCAGGGCAAGTGTCATGGCCTGCATGCTTTCATCACACCCATTCGCTGTATGAAGACACACATGCCACTTCCAG GTGTGGTCGTTGGTGATATTGGGCCCAAATTTGGTTTTGATGAGGTGGATAATGGCTATTTGAAACTGGAAAATGTTAGAATTCCACGAGAGAATATGCTTATGAAGTATGCCCAG GTTGAACCGGATGGTACATATGTGAAGCCTCCTAGTGATAAACTCACATATGGCACCATGGTGTTTATTCGCTCCATGATAGTGGGAGAGTCAGCACGAGCTCTCTCCAAATCCTGCACTATTGCCATTCGCTACAGTGCAGTCCGACATCAGTCTGAACTACGCCCAGG tGAACCTGAGCCACAGATCTTGGACTATCAAACCCAGCAGTATAAACTATTTCCTCTTTTGGCTACTGCATATGCCTTTCACTTTGTGGGGCAGTACATGAATAAAACATACCATCGCATCTCAGGAGACATCAGTCTGGGTGACTTCAGTGAGCTTCCAGAG cTGCATGCCTTGTCAGCTGGTCTGAAAGCTTTTACCACCTGGGCAGCAAATACTGGCATTGAGGTATGTCGTATGTCATGTGGTGGTCATGGCTACTCCCGCTGCAGCAGTTTACCTGACATCTACGTCACTTTTACGCCAACCTGCACTTATGAGGGAGAGAATACGGTTATGATGCTGCAGACAGCTag GTATTTGGTGAAGAGCTACAAGCAAGCACGGGCAGGACAACAGTTGACTGGCATTGTGTCTTACCTGAACGAATCTCAGAGCAGGATACAGCCCCATTCTGTGTCTTCCCGGCCTACTGTTGTCAATATTAATGACCTGGTCAGCCTTGTCGAGGCATACAAGTTCAGAGCTGCAAA GTTAGTTGAAGTTGCAGCTAAGAACCTTCAGTTGGAGCTACAGCACAGCAAGAGTAACGAAGATGCCTGGAACAACACTTCCATTGATCTAGTCAGAGCATCTGAT GCCCATTGCCATTATGTGGTTGTGAAGCTATTTGCTGCTAAACTGAGTGAGATTGGAGATAAGGCTGTCCACTCAGTACTCAGCACTTTGGCTCTGCTTTATGCCCTTCATGGAGTTGCACAGAATTCTGGGGACTTTTTAAag GCTGGTCTGCTAAGTGTTTCTCAGCTGGATCAGATTTCACAGAGGCTGAAGGGTCTCCTCTTAGAGATAAGGCCCAATGCAGTGGCTCTCGTTGATGCTTTTGACTACCGTGATGAGATGCTTAATTCTTCTCTGGGACGATATGATGGCAACGTCTATGAGCACATGTTTGAGTGGGCCAAGAAGTCACCTCTGAACCATACTGAG gtCCATGAGTCCCACAACAAGTATTTGAAGCCACTACGATCCAAATTGTAA
- the acox1 gene encoding peroxisomal acyl-coenzyme A oxidase 1 isoform X1, whose amino-acid sequence MNPDISRERENASFNLEILTNVLDGGAEKTNRRREIESLVIGDPDFQHEDLNFLSRSERYDAAVRKSAQMILKLREYGISDPEEIYSYKTCVHRGRPEPLDLHLGMFLPTLLNQSSPAQLETFFMPAWNLEIIGTYAQTEMGHGTHIRALETTATYDPSTQEFVLNSPTISSIKWWPGGLGKTSNHAIVLAQLYTQGKCHGLHAFITPIRCMKTHMPLPGVVVGDIGPKFGFDEVDNGYLKLENVRIPRENMLMKYAQVEPDGTYVKPPSDKLTYGTMVFIRSMIVGESARALSKSCTIAIRYSAVRHQSELRPGEPEPQILDYQTQQYKLFPLLATAYAFHFVGQYMNKTYHRISGDISLGDFSELPELHALSAGLKAFTTWAANTGIEVCRMSCGGHGYSRCSSLPDIYVTFTPTCTYEGENTVMMLQTARYLVKSYKQARAGQQLTGIVSYLNESQSRIQPHSVSSRPTVVNINDLVSLVEAYKFRAAKLVEVAAKNLQLELQHSKSNEDAWNNTSIDLVRASDAHCHYVVVKLFAAKLSEIGDKAVHSVLSTLALLYALHGVAQNSGDFLKAGLLSVSQLDQISQRLKGLLLEIRPNAVALVDAFDYRDEMLNSSLGRYDGNVYEHMFEWAKKSPLNHTEVHESHNKYLKPLRSKL is encoded by the exons ATGAATCCTGATATTAGCCGTGAACGTGAAAATGCGTCTTTTAACCTGGAGATTCTTACAAACGTGCTGGATGGTGGAGCGGAAAAGACAAATAGAAGGAGAGAAATAG aGTCTCTGGTTATTGGAGATCCAGATTTCCAACATGAAGACCTAAACTTTCTCTCTCGAAGTGAGCGATATGATGCAGCAGTGCGGAAGAGTGCACAGATGATTCTGAAACTTAGGGAATATGGTATCTCTGATCCAGAAGAGATCTACTCCTACAAGAC CTGTGTTCATCGAGGGCGTCCAGAGCCCCTTGACCTACACTTGGGGATGTTCCTGCCAACGCTATTGAACCAGTCTTCACCTGCACAACTTGAAACTTTCTTCATGCCTGCATGGAACTTGGAGATTATTGGCACCTACGCACAGACTGAGATGGGGCACG GTACACACATCCGTGCTCTTGAAACCACTGCCACATATGACCCTTCCACCCAAGAGTTCGTTTTGAACAGTCCAACAATCTCCTCAATTAAATGGTGGCCAGGTGGAT tgggtAAAACCTCAAACCATGCTATAGTCCTGGCTCAGCTGTACACGCAGGGCAAGTGTCATGGCCTGCATGCTTTCATCACACCCATTCGCTGTATGAAGACACACATGCCACTTCCAG GTGTGGTCGTTGGTGATATTGGGCCCAAATTTGGTTTTGATGAGGTGGATAATGGCTATTTGAAACTGGAAAATGTTAGAATTCCACGAGAGAATATGCTTATGAAGTATGCCCAG GTTGAACCGGATGGTACATATGTGAAGCCTCCTAGTGATAAACTCACATATGGCACCATGGTGTTTATTCGCTCCATGATAGTGGGAGAGTCAGCACGAGCTCTCTCCAAATCCTGCACTATTGCCATTCGCTACAGTGCAGTCCGACATCAGTCTGAACTACGCCCAGG tGAACCTGAGCCACAGATCTTGGACTATCAAACCCAGCAGTATAAACTATTTCCTCTTTTGGCTACTGCATATGCCTTTCACTTTGTGGGGCAGTACATGAATAAAACATACCATCGCATCTCAGGAGACATCAGTCTGGGTGACTTCAGTGAGCTTCCAGAG cTGCATGCCTTGTCAGCTGGTCTGAAAGCTTTTACCACCTGGGCAGCAAATACTGGCATTGAGGTATGTCGTATGTCATGTGGTGGTCATGGCTACTCCCGCTGCAGCAGTTTACCTGACATCTACGTCACTTTTACGCCAACCTGCACTTATGAGGGAGAGAATACGGTTATGATGCTGCAGACAGCTag GTATTTGGTGAAGAGCTACAAGCAAGCACGGGCAGGACAACAGTTGACTGGCATTGTGTCTTACCTGAACGAATCTCAGAGCAGGATACAGCCCCATTCTGTGTCTTCCCGGCCTACTGTTGTCAATATTAATGACCTGGTCAGCCTTGTCGAGGCATACAAGTTCAGAGCTGCAAA GTTAGTTGAAGTTGCAGCTAAGAACCTTCAGTTGGAGCTACAGCACAGCAAGAGTAACGAAGATGCCTGGAACAACACTTCCATTGATCTAGTCAGAGCATCTGAT GCCCATTGCCATTATGTGGTTGTGAAGCTATTTGCTGCTAAACTGAGTGAGATTGGAGATAAGGCTGTCCACTCAGTACTCAGCACTTTGGCTCTGCTTTATGCCCTTCATGGAGTTGCACAGAATTCTGGGGACTTTTTAAag GCTGGTCTGCTAAGTGTTTCTCAGCTGGATCAGATTTCACAGAGGCTGAAGGGTCTCCTCTTAGAGATAAGGCCCAATGCAGTGGCTCTCGTTGATGCTTTTGACTACCGTGATGAGATGCTTAATTCTTCTCTGGGACGATATGATGGCAACGTCTATGAGCACATGTTTGAGTGGGCCAAGAAGTCACCTCTGAACCATACTGAG gtCCATGAGTCCCACAACAAGTATTTGAAGCCACTACGATCCAAATTGTAA
- the ten1 gene encoding CST complex subunit TEN1 isoform 1 (isoform 1 is encoded by transcript variant 1; The RefSeq protein has 1 substitution compared to this genomic sequence), whose product MLPPPAVYHFPSEISTLKDGASVRTFGRSVYCGFQSCCRLTSYKPDCSQAILKDQQSSAQCHVSVQTTLVEPFQPMLGAQYFVLGEIERTNGLSGVILRARSLACVEAIDLRLMQEAIVEQRSFFTSRSELNVQCNL is encoded by the exons ATGTTACCTCCACCGGCCGTATATCACTTTCCTTCTGAGATCAGCACATTGAAAGATGGAGCATCAGTTCGAACATTTGGCAGGTCCGTCTATTGTGGATTTCAAAGTTGTTGTAG ACTTACAAGTTACAAGCCAGATTGTTCCCAAGCCATTCTGAAAGATCAGCAATCTTCTGCACAGTGCCATGTCTCAGTACAGACAACACTTGTTGAACCTTTCCAGCCTATACTTGGAGCTCAGTATTTTGTTCTTGGTGAAATCGAAAGGACTAATG GATTAAGTGGAGTTATACTGCGTGCACGTTCTTTGGCTTGTGTTGAGGCAATAGACCTCAGACTAATGCAAGAAGCCATTGTGGAACAGAGATCTTTCTTTACATCGAGGTCTGAGTTGAATGTACAATGCAATTTGTAA